Proteins encoded together in one Drosophila albomicans strain 15112-1751.03 chromosome 2R, ASM965048v2, whole genome shotgun sequence window:
- the LOC117576884 gene encoding chymotrypsin-2, whose translation MNKTVPFQVSLQMHRRGGWRHFCSGSIISKMHVVTAAHCVEKMELEKLSVLAGTLNWKTGGQRHKIVSKHVHPQYAMMPRIINDIAVLKVSPPFGLYLAEISTIHLGDADRVGGKTPVRLTGWGSTTSNSTGAKVPDRLQVLHYQTISNEECVQKGFRVTPNEICALASHGQGACMGDSGGPLILSNGRQQLAGIVSYGSATCAQGKPDVYTRVSSFLPYISKVLNQDLTPQPQQTAQN comes from the exons ATGAACAAAACGGTTCCTTTTCAAGTGTCGCTCCAAATGCATCGACGAGGCGGGTGGCGTCACTTTTGCAGCGGCTCCATAATCAGTAAGATGCATGTTGTGACTGCGGCGCATTGTGTGGAGAAGATGGAGCTGGAGAAGCTGAGTGTTTTGGCTGGCACGCTCAACTGGAAGACGGGTGGGCAACGGCACAAGATTGTGAGCAAACATGTGCATCCGCAATACGCAATGATGCCACGCATTATCAATGACATTGCGGTGCTAAAGGTGAGTCCACCGTTCGGATTGTATCTCGCTGAGATCAGCACCATACACTTGGGTGATGCCGATCGTGTTGGCGGCAAAACGCCAGTTCGTCTCACTGGCTGGGGATCGACAACGTCGAACAGCACTGGGGCCAAGGTGCCGGACCGGCTGCAGGTGCTTCACTATCAGACCATCTCGAATGAGGAATGCGTACAGAAAGGGTTTCGCGTCACACCGAACGAGATCTGCGCTTTGGCCTCACATGGCCAAGGCGCCTGCATG GGTGACTCTGGTGGTCCATTGATCTTGTCAAACGGGCGACAGCAGTTGGCTGGCATAGTGTCCTATGGTAGCGCCACCTGTGCCCAGGGCAAACCCGATGTCTATACGCGAGTCTCCAGTTTTCTGCCCTATATAAGCAAAGTCCTTAACCAGGACTTGACCCCACAACCTCAACAAACAGCgcaaaactaa
- the LOC117576155 gene encoding phosphoglycerate mutase 2, translating into MAAMWKLCNVNQMMSRPRSWTLESHRMFSEKCEVKKFVVVMVRHGESEWNKKNLFCGWFDAMLTKKGKEEACAAGKAIKDAKLKFDVAHTSLLVRAHDTLKAVLTVSEQTGIPVCKSWRLNERHYGGLTGLNKAETAKKFGEEQVKIWRRSFDTPPPPMEKDHKYYECIAKDPRYKDIDPCDLPNTESLKLTIERTLPYWNEIIVPQIKEGKKLIIAAHGNSLRGIVKHLDGISDKDIMELNLPTGIPFVYELDECMKPLVSMKFLGDLETVKKAMETVANQGKAK; encoded by the coding sequence ATGGCTGCGATGTGGAAGCTGTGTAATGTTAACCAGATGATGAGTCGCCCAAGAAGCTGGACCCTGGAGTCGCATCGGATGTTCTCCGAAAAATGTGAAGTAAAGAAGTTCGTAGTCGTAATGGTGCGACATGGTGAATCCGAGTGGAATAAAAAGAATCTCTTCTGTGGATGGTTTGATGCCATGCTTACTAAGAAGGGTAAAGAAGAGGCTTGTGCTGCGGGAAAGGCAATAAAGGATGCTAAGCTTAAATTTGATGTTGCGCACACATCTCTACTGGTCCGAGCTCATGACACACTCAAGGCGGTTCTCACCGTATCTGAACAAACCGGAATACCAGTATGCAAAAGCTGGCGGCTAAATGAAAGACATTACGGGGGACTGACAGGACTCAATAAGGCGGAAACAGCCAAGAAGTTTGGCGAGGAGCAAGTGAAAATTTGGCGTCGCAGTTTCGACACTCCTCCGCCTCCTATGGAAAAGGATCACAAGTACTACGAATGCATTGCCAAAGATCCGCGCTATAAGGATATAGATCCCTGCGACCTTCCCAACACTGAGTCGCTTAAACTGACCATCGAAAGAACTTTACCTTATTGGAACGAGATCATTGTGCCACAAATAAAAGAGGGCAAAAAACTCATTATTGCCGCACACGGCAACAGTTTGCGCGGCATTGTCAAGCACTTGGATGGCATATCTGATAAAGATATTATGGAGCTGAATCTGCCAACTGGCATTCCATTTGTCTACGAGCTCGACGAGTGCATGAAGCCATTGGTGTCGATGAAATTTTTGGGCGATCTTGAAACAGTGAAGAAGGCAATGGAAACTGTGGCGAACCAGGGCAAGGCAAAGTAA